From a region of the Poecile atricapillus isolate bPoeAtr1 chromosome 16, bPoeAtr1.hap1, whole genome shotgun sequence genome:
- the CUX2 gene encoding homeobox protein cut-like 2 isoform X10 — protein MAAEVGSMCRYRTRFDARRLQVIALSKRSKEAETAFLSVYKQLLEAPDAAPVLEAARSLEDRLQQLQRLEPEPPPLKDLSRPWKKHPELGSTKERREGKPPAAEPPLPGLDGKAPSTETSLQRNEADKQKGLQEAQVTLAARLGEAEEKIKVLHAALKATQTELLELRCKYDEEAASKADEVAMIMTNLEKANQRAEAAQREVESLREQLAAVNSSLRLACCSPTGTTGDKVNYSMCSGSRLEAALAAKDREILRLLKDVQHLQSSLQELEESSANQIAELEGQLAAKNEAIEKLEEKLQAQADYEEIKTELSILKAMKVASAGCSLPQSISKAEEALLLGKEAFYPSQKYLLEKPSLLASTEEDHSEDESGKDPLGMEQPYPSPHHAPADDPSSPTPLPPLPGPGMAPDGPRTFSLSPFPGGERLSGDPKAPHLPLPSYKSESSGGGPPFPSSFFGAKSSTVHPVPAASATSPPGEPSEGSAGSSAEEEQLDTAEIAFQVKEQLLKHNIGQRVFGHYVLGLSQGSVSEILARPKPWHKLTVKGKEPFIKMKQFLSDEQNVLALRTIQVRQRGSITPRIRTPETGSDDAIKSILEQAKKEIESQKGGEPKTPSASQAAANGAGGSSSEDAIKSILEQARREMQAQQQALLDMESGASGRSGDAAPAERSTLATVSQNIAPAHVKQEEGSGASPGLPQTPLAVLSPAAFVQSIIRKVKSEIGDAGSYFDQHWASERSLLSRPYTSVSPSLSSSSSSYSSMANGRGWQRGEPGEGSTNEDELQPADEEPHRLSEMKAEGAGAEPAAGGRLSYYPTYVPRTLKPTVPPLTPEQYEMYMYREVDTLELTRQVKEKLAKNGICQRIFGEKVLGLSQGSVSDMLSRPKPWSKLTQKGREPFIRMQLWLTDQLGQGISQQPTPSQASPAEPQPSPSPPPSPAEHEKGCQEPLTLALESSKENQQPESRSAPALGGKTYPNSQGPVGIQEIVAMSPELDTYSITKKVKEVLTDNNLGQRLFGESILGLTQGSVSDLLSRPKPWHKLSLKGREPFVRMQLWLNDPHNVEKLRDMKKLEKKAYLKRRYGLMSTGSDSESPSARSECASPSAPPQDLSLLQIKKPRVVLAPEEKEALKKAYQLEPYPSQQTIELLSFQLNLKTNTVINWFHNYRSRMRREMLVEGAQDNDTDPEQSGGTAIPGRRAPHSPDSDTEDHKPVFVGGEPPCAAVPVKVKEEQGDPGGWSRRRDSRSPAGAAEGTRPPQEERGAAPHAAAPAASILPRRGGRAGATAGGPPPPPPPHPDSSQSSAGSSRCSLVVSPTSPSAASSPGLTGSASPGPSSAGPVSPALPPAPGPRLSTSVQRRHEKMANLNNIIHRLERAANREEALEWEF, from the exons ACGCCGCTCCTGTGCTGGAGGCTGCCCGGAGCCTGGAGGAtcggctgcagcagctccagcgcCTCGAGCCCGAGCCGCCGCCCCTGAAGGATCTCAGCCGGCCCTGGAAGAAGCACCCGGAGCTCGGCAGCACCAAAG AGCGCAGGGAGGGGAAGCCGCCGGCAGCCGAGCCCCCGCTCCCCGGCCTCGACGGCAAAGCGCCGAGCACAGAAACCTCGCTGCAGAGAAATGAGGCAGACAAGCAAAA GGGCCTGCAGGAAGCTCAGGTCACCTTGGCCGCTCggctgggggaggcagaggagaAGATCAAAGTGCTCCACGCAG CGCTGAAGgccacccagacagagctgctggagctgcgcTGTAAATACGACGAGGAAGCGGCGTCCAA GGCAGACGAAGTCGCCATGATCATGACCAACCTTGAAAAAGCCAACCAG CGGGCGGAGGCGGCGCAGAGGGAAGTGGAGAGTTTGCGGGAGCAGCTGGCAGCCGTCAACAGCTCCCTGCGCCTGGCCTGCTGCTCCCCGACGGGCACCACGGGG gaCAAAGTGAACTATTCCATGTGCTCAGGGTCGAGGTtggaggcagctctggctgccaaGGACCGGGAGATCCTGCGGCTCCTGAAGGACGTCCAGCACCTCCAGAGCtcgctgcaggagctggaggagtcCTCTGCCAACCAGATAGCCGAGCTGGAGGGGCAGCTGGCCGCCAAGAACGAGGCCATCGAG AagctggaggagaagctgcaggCTCAGGCAGACTACGAGGAGATCAAAACGGAGCTGAG CATCCTGAAGGCGATGAAGGTGGCCTCTGCCGGCTGCAGCCTCCCCCAG AGCATCTCGAAGGCGGAGGaggccctgctgctggggaaggaggcTTTTTACCCCTCCCAGAAGTACCTGCTGGAGAAGCCCAGCCTGCTGGCCAGCACTG AGGAGGATCACTCCGAAGACGAGTCGGGGAAGGATCCACTGGGCATGGAGCAACCGTACCCATCCCCTCACCACGCCCCTGCCGATGACCCCTCGTCCCCCACGCCCCTCCCGCCGCTGCCTGGCCCCGGCATGGCCCCTGACGGTCCCCGGACTTTCTCTCTGTCCCCCTTCCCGGGGGGCGAGCGGCTTTCAGGGGACCCCAAGGCCCCCCACCTCCCGCTGCCCAGCTACAAGAGCGAGAGCAGTGGCGGGGGACcgcccttcccctcctccttcttcGGGGCCAAAAGCAGCACCGTGCACCCCGTGCCGGCCGCCAGTGCCACCAGCCCGCCCGGAGAGCCCTCCGAGGGCAGCGCCGGCAGCTCCGCcgaggaggagcagctggacaCGGCCGAAATCGCCTTCCAGgtgaaggagcagctgctgaagcaCAACATCGGGCAGAGGGTCTTCGGGCACTACGTGCTGGGGCTGTCGCAGGGCTCCGTCAGCGAGATCCTGGCGCGGCCCAAGCCCTGGCACAAGCTGACGGTGAAGGGCAAGGAGCCGTTCATCAAGATGAAGCAGTTCCTCTCCGATGAGCAGAACGTGCTGGCCCTGAGGACTATCCAGGTGCGCCAGAGAG GTAGCATCACGCCGCGGATCAGGACACCGGAGACTGGCTCCGACGACGCCATCAAAAGCATCCTGGAGCAGGCAAAAAAGGAGATTGAGTCACAGAAGGGAG GGGAGCCCAAAACACCGTCAGCATCGCAGGCAGCGGCCAACGGGGCGGGCGGCAGCAGCTCGGAGGACGCCATCAAGAGCATCCTGGAGCAGGCACGGCGGGAGATGCAGGCGCAGCAGCAGGCGCTGCTGGACATGGAGTCGGGGGCCAGCGGGCGCAGCGGGGACGCGGCACCCGCCGAGCGCTCCACACTGGCCACCGTCAGCCAGAACATCGCCCCGGCCCACGTCAAGCAGGAGGAGGGCAGCGGGGCCAGCCCCGGCCTGCCGCAGACGCCCCTGGCCGTGCTGTCCCCCGCCGCCTTTGTCCAGAGCATCATCCGGAAGGTGAAGTCGGAGATCGGCGACGCCGGCTCCTACTTTGACCAGCACTGGGCGTCGGAGCGGAGCCTGCTCAGCCGGCCCTACACCTCTGTGTCGCCTTCtctgtcctcctcctcctcgagCTACTCCAGCATGGCCAACGGCCGGGGCTGGCAGCGGGGTGAGCCCGGCGAGGGCAGCACCAACGAGGACGAGCTGCAGCCGGCGGACGAGGAGCCCCACCGGCTGTCGGAGATGAAGGCGGAGGGAGCCGGAGCAGAGCCGGCGGCTGGTGGGCGTCTGTCCTACTACCCCACGTACGTGCCACGGACCCTGAAGCCAACGGTGCCACCACTGACGCCGGAGCAGTACGAGATGTACATGTACAGGGAGGTGGACACGCTGGAGCTGACCCGGCAGGTCAAGGAGAAGTTGGCCAAGAATGGCATCTGCCAGAGGATCTTCGGAGAGAAG GTGCTGGGACTGTCCCAGGGCAGTGTGAGTGACATGCTGTCGAGACCCAAACCGTGGAGCAAGCTGACGCAGAAGGGTCGGGAGCCTTTCATCCGCATGCAGCTCTGGCTGACGgaccagctgggccaggggatcAGCCAGCAGCCCACACCCTCCCAGG CCAGCCCTGCGGAACCCCAGCCGTCCCCCTCGccgccccccagccccgccgaGCACGAGAAGGGCTGCCAGGAGCCCCTCACCCTGGCCTTGGAGAGCAGCAAGGAAAACCAGCAGCCCGAGAGCCGCTCGGCGCCTGCGCTGGGCGGGAAGACGTATCCCAACAGCCAGGGGCCTGTGGGCATCCAGGAGATCGTGGCCATGTCCCCCGAGCTGGACACCTACTCCATCACCAAGAAGGTCAAGGAGGTCTTGACGGACAACAACTTAG GCCAGCGGCTGTTTGGGGAGAGCATCCTGGGCCTGACGCAGGGCTCGGTGTCCGATCTCCTCTCCAGGCCCAAGCCGTGGCACAAGCTGAGCCTGAAGGGGAGGGAGCCCTTCGTCCGGATGCAGCTCTGGCTCAACGACCCCCACAACGTGGAGAAGCTGCGCGACATGAAGAAGCTGGAGAAGAAGG CCTACCTGAAGCGCCGCTACGGGCTGATGAGCACTGGCTCGGACAGCGAGTCCCCCAGCGCCCGCTCCGAGTGCGCCAGCCCCAGCGCGCCGCCGCAGGACCTCAGCCTGCTCCAGATCAAGAAGCCGCGGGTGGTGCTGGcaccagaggagaaggaagCCCTAAAGAAAGCCTACCAGCTGGAGCCATACCCCTCCCAGCAGACCATCGAGctgctctccttccagctcAACCTCAAGACCAACACCGTCATCAACTGGTTCCACAACTACAG GTCACGGATGCGCCGAGAGATGCTGGTGGAGGGCGCGCAGGACAATGACACGGACCCGGAGCAGAGTGGGGGGACAGCCATCCCCGGGCGCCGGGCCCCCCACAGCCCCGATTCGGACACCGAGGATCACAAACCCGTGTTCGTGGGGGGCGAGCCCCCCTGTGCCGCCGTGCCCGTGAAGGtgaaggaggagcagggggatcCGGGCGGCTGGAGCCGCCGGCGGGACTCTCGCAGCCCGGCCGGAGCGGCCGAAGGGACCAGACCTCCCCAGGAGGAGCGGGGGGCAGCCCCCCacgccgccgcccccgccgccagCATCCTCCCACGGCGGGGAGGCCGAGCCGGTGCCACCGCCGGGGGACCCCcaccgccgccaccgccgcatCCCGACAGCTCCCAGTCCTCCGCGGGGTCATCCCGTTGCAGCTTGGTGGTCTCCCCGACATCGCCCTCGGCAGCTTCCTCGCCCGGCCTCACCGGCTCAGCCTCACCAGGACCATCCTCCGCCGGGCCGGTCTCGCCGGCGCTTCCGCCAGCTCCTGGCCCCCGGCTCAGCACCAGCGTCCAGCGGCGCCACGAGAAGATGGCCAACCTCAACAACATCATCCACCGCCTGGAGCGGGCTGCCAACCGCGAGGAGGCCCTCGAGTGGGAGTTCTGA
- the CUX2 gene encoding homeobox protein cut-like 2 isoform X7, with protein sequence MAAEVGSMCRYRTRFDARRLQVIALSKRSKEAETAFLSVYKQLLEAPDAAPVLEAARSLEDRLQQLQRLEPEPPPLKDLSRPWKKHPELGSTKERREGKPPAAEPPLPGLDGKAPSTETSLQRNEADKQKGLQEAQVTLAARLGEAEEKIKVLHAALKATQTELLELRCKYDEEAASKADEVAMIMTNLEKANQRAEAAQREVESLREQLAAVNSSLRLACCSPTGTTGQDKVNYSMCSGSRLEAALAAKDREILRLLKDVQHLQSSLQELEESSANQIAELEGQLAAKNEAIEKLEEKLQAQADYEEIKTELSILKAMKVASAGCSLPQASATARPEALAGLCQPCRRCLRRLSPSRLGSLQSISKAEEALLLGKEAFYPSQKYLLEKPSLLASTEEDHSEDESGKDPLGMEQPYPSPHHAPADDPSSPTPLPPLPGPGMAPDGPRTFSLSPFPGGERLSGDPKAPHLPLPSYKSESSGGGPPFPSSFFGAKSSTVHPVPAASATSPPGEPSEGSAGSSAEEEQLDTAEIAFQVKEQLLKHNIGQRVFGHYVLGLSQGSVSEILARPKPWHKLTVKGKEPFIKMKQFLSDEQNVLALRTIQVRQRGSITPRIRTPETGSDDAIKSILEQAKKEIESQKGGEPKTPSASQAAANGAGGSSSEDAIKSILEQARREMQAQQQALLDMESGASGRSGDAAPAERSTLATVSQNIAPAHVKQEEGSGASPGLPQTPLAVLSPAAFVQSIIRKVKSEIGDAGSYFDQHWASERSLLSRPYTSVSPSLSSSSSSYSSMANGRGWQRGEPGEGSTNEDELQPADEEPHRLSEMKAEGAGAEPAAGGRLSYYPTYVPRTLKPTVPPLTPEQYEMYMYREVDTLELTRQVKEKLAKNGICQRIFGEKVLGLSQGSVSDMLSRPKPWSKLTQKGREPFIRMQLWLTDQLGQGISQQPTPSQASPAEPQPSPSPPPSPAEHEKGCQEPLTLALESSKENQQPESRSAPALGGKTYPNSQGPVGIQEIVAMSPELDTYSITKKVKEVLTDNNLGQRLFGESILGLTQGSVSDLLSRPKPWHKLSLKGREPFVRMQLWLNDPHNVEKLRDMKKLEKKAYLKRRYGLMSTGSDSESPSARSECASPSAPPQDLSLLQIKKPRVVLAPEEKEALKKAYQLEPYPSQQTIELLSFQLNLKTNTVINWFHNYRSRMRREMLVEGAQDNDTDPEQSGGTAIPGRRAPHSPDSDTEDHKPVFVGGEPPCAAVPVKVKEEQGDPGGWSRRRDSRSPAGAAEGTRPPQEERGAAPHAAAPAASILPRRGGRAGATAGGPPPPPPPHPDSSQSSAGSSRCSLVVSPTSPSAASSPGLTGSASPGPSSAGPVSPALPPAPGPRLSTSVQRRHEKMANLNNIIHRLERAANREEALEWEF encoded by the exons ACGCCGCTCCTGTGCTGGAGGCTGCCCGGAGCCTGGAGGAtcggctgcagcagctccagcgcCTCGAGCCCGAGCCGCCGCCCCTGAAGGATCTCAGCCGGCCCTGGAAGAAGCACCCGGAGCTCGGCAGCACCAAAG AGCGCAGGGAGGGGAAGCCGCCGGCAGCCGAGCCCCCGCTCCCCGGCCTCGACGGCAAAGCGCCGAGCACAGAAACCTCGCTGCAGAGAAATGAGGCAGACAAGCAAAA GGGCCTGCAGGAAGCTCAGGTCACCTTGGCCGCTCggctgggggaggcagaggagaAGATCAAAGTGCTCCACGCAG CGCTGAAGgccacccagacagagctgctggagctgcgcTGTAAATACGACGAGGAAGCGGCGTCCAA GGCAGACGAAGTCGCCATGATCATGACCAACCTTGAAAAAGCCAACCAG CGGGCGGAGGCGGCGCAGAGGGAAGTGGAGAGTTTGCGGGAGCAGCTGGCAGCCGTCAACAGCTCCCTGCGCCTGGCCTGCTGCTCCCCGACGGGCACCACGGGG caggaCAAAGTGAACTATTCCATGTGCTCAGGGTCGAGGTtggaggcagctctggctgccaaGGACCGGGAGATCCTGCGGCTCCTGAAGGACGTCCAGCACCTCCAGAGCtcgctgcaggagctggaggagtcCTCTGCCAACCAGATAGCCGAGCTGGAGGGGCAGCTGGCCGCCAAGAACGAGGCCATCGAG AagctggaggagaagctgcaggCTCAGGCAGACTACGAGGAGATCAAAACGGAGCTGAG CATCCTGAAGGCGATGAAGGTGGCCTCTGCCGGCTGCAGCCTCCCCCAGGCAAGTGCCACGGCGCGTCCCGAGGcgctggctgggctgtgccagccctgccgaCGGTGCCTCCGCCGCCTGTCCCCATCTCGGCTTGGCTCCTTGCAGAGCATCTCGAAGGCGGAGGaggccctgctgctggggaaggaggcTTTTTACCCCTCCCAGAAGTACCTGCTGGAGAAGCCCAGCCTGCTGGCCAGCACTG AGGAGGATCACTCCGAAGACGAGTCGGGGAAGGATCCACTGGGCATGGAGCAACCGTACCCATCCCCTCACCACGCCCCTGCCGATGACCCCTCGTCCCCCACGCCCCTCCCGCCGCTGCCTGGCCCCGGCATGGCCCCTGACGGTCCCCGGACTTTCTCTCTGTCCCCCTTCCCGGGGGGCGAGCGGCTTTCAGGGGACCCCAAGGCCCCCCACCTCCCGCTGCCCAGCTACAAGAGCGAGAGCAGTGGCGGGGGACcgcccttcccctcctccttcttcGGGGCCAAAAGCAGCACCGTGCACCCCGTGCCGGCCGCCAGTGCCACCAGCCCGCCCGGAGAGCCCTCCGAGGGCAGCGCCGGCAGCTCCGCcgaggaggagcagctggacaCGGCCGAAATCGCCTTCCAGgtgaaggagcagctgctgaagcaCAACATCGGGCAGAGGGTCTTCGGGCACTACGTGCTGGGGCTGTCGCAGGGCTCCGTCAGCGAGATCCTGGCGCGGCCCAAGCCCTGGCACAAGCTGACGGTGAAGGGCAAGGAGCCGTTCATCAAGATGAAGCAGTTCCTCTCCGATGAGCAGAACGTGCTGGCCCTGAGGACTATCCAGGTGCGCCAGAGAG GTAGCATCACGCCGCGGATCAGGACACCGGAGACTGGCTCCGACGACGCCATCAAAAGCATCCTGGAGCAGGCAAAAAAGGAGATTGAGTCACAGAAGGGAG GGGAGCCCAAAACACCGTCAGCATCGCAGGCAGCGGCCAACGGGGCGGGCGGCAGCAGCTCGGAGGACGCCATCAAGAGCATCCTGGAGCAGGCACGGCGGGAGATGCAGGCGCAGCAGCAGGCGCTGCTGGACATGGAGTCGGGGGCCAGCGGGCGCAGCGGGGACGCGGCACCCGCCGAGCGCTCCACACTGGCCACCGTCAGCCAGAACATCGCCCCGGCCCACGTCAAGCAGGAGGAGGGCAGCGGGGCCAGCCCCGGCCTGCCGCAGACGCCCCTGGCCGTGCTGTCCCCCGCCGCCTTTGTCCAGAGCATCATCCGGAAGGTGAAGTCGGAGATCGGCGACGCCGGCTCCTACTTTGACCAGCACTGGGCGTCGGAGCGGAGCCTGCTCAGCCGGCCCTACACCTCTGTGTCGCCTTCtctgtcctcctcctcctcgagCTACTCCAGCATGGCCAACGGCCGGGGCTGGCAGCGGGGTGAGCCCGGCGAGGGCAGCACCAACGAGGACGAGCTGCAGCCGGCGGACGAGGAGCCCCACCGGCTGTCGGAGATGAAGGCGGAGGGAGCCGGAGCAGAGCCGGCGGCTGGTGGGCGTCTGTCCTACTACCCCACGTACGTGCCACGGACCCTGAAGCCAACGGTGCCACCACTGACGCCGGAGCAGTACGAGATGTACATGTACAGGGAGGTGGACACGCTGGAGCTGACCCGGCAGGTCAAGGAGAAGTTGGCCAAGAATGGCATCTGCCAGAGGATCTTCGGAGAGAAG GTGCTGGGACTGTCCCAGGGCAGTGTGAGTGACATGCTGTCGAGACCCAAACCGTGGAGCAAGCTGACGCAGAAGGGTCGGGAGCCTTTCATCCGCATGCAGCTCTGGCTGACGgaccagctgggccaggggatcAGCCAGCAGCCCACACCCTCCCAGG CCAGCCCTGCGGAACCCCAGCCGTCCCCCTCGccgccccccagccccgccgaGCACGAGAAGGGCTGCCAGGAGCCCCTCACCCTGGCCTTGGAGAGCAGCAAGGAAAACCAGCAGCCCGAGAGCCGCTCGGCGCCTGCGCTGGGCGGGAAGACGTATCCCAACAGCCAGGGGCCTGTGGGCATCCAGGAGATCGTGGCCATGTCCCCCGAGCTGGACACCTACTCCATCACCAAGAAGGTCAAGGAGGTCTTGACGGACAACAACTTAG GCCAGCGGCTGTTTGGGGAGAGCATCCTGGGCCTGACGCAGGGCTCGGTGTCCGATCTCCTCTCCAGGCCCAAGCCGTGGCACAAGCTGAGCCTGAAGGGGAGGGAGCCCTTCGTCCGGATGCAGCTCTGGCTCAACGACCCCCACAACGTGGAGAAGCTGCGCGACATGAAGAAGCTGGAGAAGAAGG CCTACCTGAAGCGCCGCTACGGGCTGATGAGCACTGGCTCGGACAGCGAGTCCCCCAGCGCCCGCTCCGAGTGCGCCAGCCCCAGCGCGCCGCCGCAGGACCTCAGCCTGCTCCAGATCAAGAAGCCGCGGGTGGTGCTGGcaccagaggagaaggaagCCCTAAAGAAAGCCTACCAGCTGGAGCCATACCCCTCCCAGCAGACCATCGAGctgctctccttccagctcAACCTCAAGACCAACACCGTCATCAACTGGTTCCACAACTACAG GTCACGGATGCGCCGAGAGATGCTGGTGGAGGGCGCGCAGGACAATGACACGGACCCGGAGCAGAGTGGGGGGACAGCCATCCCCGGGCGCCGGGCCCCCCACAGCCCCGATTCGGACACCGAGGATCACAAACCCGTGTTCGTGGGGGGCGAGCCCCCCTGTGCCGCCGTGCCCGTGAAGGtgaaggaggagcagggggatcCGGGCGGCTGGAGCCGCCGGCGGGACTCTCGCAGCCCGGCCGGAGCGGCCGAAGGGACCAGACCTCCCCAGGAGGAGCGGGGGGCAGCCCCCCacgccgccgcccccgccgccagCATCCTCCCACGGCGGGGAGGCCGAGCCGGTGCCACCGCCGGGGGACCCCcaccgccgccaccgccgcatCCCGACAGCTCCCAGTCCTCCGCGGGGTCATCCCGTTGCAGCTTGGTGGTCTCCCCGACATCGCCCTCGGCAGCTTCCTCGCCCGGCCTCACCGGCTCAGCCTCACCAGGACCATCCTCCGCCGGGCCGGTCTCGCCGGCGCTTCCGCCAGCTCCTGGCCCCCGGCTCAGCACCAGCGTCCAGCGGCGCCACGAGAAGATGGCCAACCTCAACAACATCATCCACCGCCTGGAGCGGGCTGCCAACCGCGAGGAGGCCCTCGAGTGGGAGTTCTGA